Sequence from the Candidatus Hepatoplasma crinochetorum Av genome:
TAAAAGGAATTAAAATATCTTCATAATTAATAGGTTTATAAATTTTTTGATATAAATCAAATAAAAATTGATGATTAATTACTGTTTTATTAAGAACAGGATCATCATAAAAAATTGTCTGTTGATTAAAATCACCATTAAATCCATAATATCTTGATGATGGAGTTTCTAAAGTTGAACGATATTTTTTTGTAAGTGGATCTGTCGAATCATCAAAATAAATATAAGTGTCTTCTGAAAGAATAGTTGAAATAGAGGATAAAAGAGATTCAGAAATTAAATTATTACGATATTGATCTTCTGTATCAAATCCTAATGATAAAAGATTTTTATTTCACTCTTTTTTTCAATCATTTCCATATTGGTCACGATAAGTATCTTTTTCATCACTTATCTGATTATCAGCTTTATTTTCAGCACTATCTAAATCCTTTTTAGATCCTAATCCTTTATCTATTAAAACTTTATAACCCCAAACAACAGCATTGTCTTTCAGATAATTCGTTTCATATTGTGCAGGATCATTTTGATTATCAATAATAAGCTCTTCAATTTGTTCTAATGTATAATATTCATCACCAAATTTAATACCAGATTTTTCTTCTTTATTAGATAATCCTAAACCTAATCCTAAACCTAAAGCTAGCAAGATAATAAAAATTATTAAAATTATTATTAATAATTTTAAATGTCTTCTAAATCAATTTTTTTGTTCAGAATGATCTTTTTTATCATAAAAAGAATGATCATCCTTTTTTTCACTTTCTTTTTTTGGTTCGATGTTCTCTTTTTTTGTATTATTCTTTACTTTTGCTTGCTCATCTTTATTTTTAGGATCACTATCCTTAAAAATAAGTGAATCTTTAACTTCTCTTTGCGGCGTCATAATTATTATTATTATAATAAAAAGATTCTATATTATTATTGATAATATAGATAAAAATAATTAATCGTAAAATTAAAATAGTAAAATTAATTTAATCTTGTTATTTATAAATGTATTAAAAATTAATATTAAAAAATAGGATATAAAATGATAAAACTTAATCTCAAAAATTCAAAAATTGAAAAAAAAATATATAGTTATCAATCTAAAGTAAATACTATTCACCAAATGATTATTAATAGAACAGGTCAAGGTAATGAAATGCTTGATTGATATAATTGAGCTAAAACAATTACAAATACTGAAATAAATGCAATTAATTTTAAAATTAAAAACTTAAAAACAATTAATAAAGTTGATACACTTTTAGTGCTAGGAATTGGTGGTTCTTATTTAGGAGCAAAAACAGGGATTGATTTTATAAATGGATCTTTAAGAGCAAATAATAAAGTTATTTTTGCAGGAATAAATCTTTCTAGTAATTACTATAAACAAATTGAAGAAAAATTAAAAAATAAAAATTGAGCAATTTGTGTTATTTCAAAATCAGGAAAAACAATTGAACCAGCAATTGCTTTTAGATATTTTCGAAATTTACTAGAGAAAAAAATTGGAAAAGCAAAAATGAAAGATTTCATTGTTGTAATTACCGATCGTAAAAAAGGCTTATTAAATAATTTTGTTGAAAAATATAATTATCAAAAATTTATCATTCCAGATGGAATTGGTGGTCGTTTTTCAGGAATAACTTCTGTAGGTTTATTTCCAATGGCTTTTGCTGGAATTAATATTAAAGAATTATTAGAAGGTATAAAATTAGCAATGGATGATTTTAAGAATTCTAATTTAAAAGAAAATATTGCTTATCAATATGCTGTAGCAAGAAATATTCTTTATAAAAAGAGATTGACATCAGAAATATTTGTAACTTATAATGAAGACTTTATAATGCTGGGAGAATGACTTAAACAATTATTTGGAGAATCTGAAGGAAAAGAAGGAAAAGGTTTGTTTCCAAATTCTGTAAATTATACAAGAGATCTTCATTCTCTTGGGCAATTTATTCAAGAAGGAAAAAGAACTTTTTTTGAAACAACAATTTGACAAGAATATGAAGATCAAGATGTTAAAATCACAAAAGAAGATTTAGATTTAGATCAATTAAATTATCTTGAAGGAAAAACAATCGATTATATTAACAAACAAGTATTAAAAGGAGTTTTAAAAGCACATACAAGAGATGGAAATATTGCAAATATTATAATTAGTTTTAATAAAAATGATGAAAAAACATTAGGTTATTTATGATATTTTTTCTTTATTGCGGTTACTTGTTCAGGATACTTATTAAAAATAAATCCTTTTAATCAACCAGGAGTGGAAATATATAAAAAGCATTTACTAGAAAATTTAAAATTTAAAAAATAAAATAAAGATTTATTTTTTAAATTTATAATGCTATAATTTTAATTAATTTTTTCAAAAAATAAAGGACTAGTATGGATAAAAAATTAGAAAGTTTAACAGTTGCTCAACTTAAAAAAGAAGCTGACCAAAAAAACATAAAATATAAATCTTCTATAAGTAAAAAAGAATTAATAAAATTACTTGAAGATAAAAAAAGACCAATAAAAAGTGGAAAAACTATTTTACCTAGAGATAAAGCAGTTGAATTAATACAAGAAATATTTAAAGATAATAATTTTGCTCCTCTAAGCTTACAACAAATTTTTAATAGTAAAAGATTATTAAAATATAAAAAACAATATAAAAATGAAGAATCTTATGAAAGTGCAATTAAATGAAACTTAGAAGTAAATTCAAAAGATTCTAAATTATGAGATCAAAAAAACACTATTTTTGAAAATAGAAATATTGGAGAAGGAATATGAGGATTAGTAGGAGATACAGTTCATACATATCAAGAATCTTCATCTGCTAAAAAAATAGATAATTCTTCAAAAGAACCAAAAAAAATTGAAAAAACAGAAGAATCAAAAAAAAGCAAAAAACCAAAAAGATTGATTTCTAAAATTAAAGCAAAAAATGCAGCTCATCTTGATCAAGGTGAAAAATTAATTGAAGGAAAATATCAATTGGTAATTAAAAACCTTAGAAAAAAATATGGTAAAACTGAAGTTCTAAATGGAATAGATCTTAAAGTTATGCCAGGAGAAAAAGTTGCTGTTGTTGGTGCAAATGGTGCTGGAAAAAGTACATTATCTGAAATAATTGCGCAAGTAAAAGAACCAACAAGCGGAGAACTTCTTTATTCATTCGGACATACAAAAGAAAAAATTTCAGCAAAAATTGGAATTCAATTCCAAGATTCTTCTTATCCTGATTTTTATAAAGTTAGTGATATTGTTAGATTTATAATTGATGCTTCAGATATTAAAATTTCAAATGAAGATTTAGATCATCTTTATGAAACTTTTGATGTTAAATATCTTAAAAAAGATGTAGCAAAAGGATTATCAGGAGGACAACAACAACGTCTAAATATTCTTCTTGCAATTGTAAATAATCCTAAAATTTTAATTTTAGATGAAGTAGGAACAGGTCTTGATGTTGAATCTAGAACAAAAATTAAATCATATATTAAATCATAT
This genomic interval carries:
- a CDS encoding glucose-6-phosphate isomerase, whose amino-acid sequence is MIKLNLKNSKIEKKIYSYQSKVNTIHQMIINRTGQGNEMLDWYNWAKTITNTEINAINFKIKNLKTINKVDTLLVLGIGGSYLGAKTGIDFINGSLRANNKVIFAGINLSSNYYKQIEEKLKNKNWAICVISKSGKTIEPAIAFRYFRNLLEKKIGKAKMKDFIVVITDRKKGLLNNFVEKYNYQKFIIPDGIGGRFSGITSVGLFPMAFAGINIKELLEGIKLAMDDFKNSNLKENIAYQYAVARNILYKKRLTSEIFVTYNEDFIMLGEWLKQLFGESEGKEGKGLFPNSVNYTRDLHSLGQFIQEGKRTFFETTIWQEYEDQDVKITKEDLDLDQLNYLEGKTIDYINKQVLKGVLKAHTRDGNIANIIISFNKNDEKTLGYLWYFFFIAVTCSGYLLKINPFNQPGVEIYKKHLLENLKFKK
- a CDS encoding ATP-binding cassette domain-containing protein; protein product: MDKKLESLTVAQLKKEADQKNIKYKSSISKKELIKLLEDKKRPIKSGKTILPRDKAVELIQEIFKDNNFAPLSLQQIFNSKRLLKYKKQYKNEESYESAIKWNLEVNSKDSKLWDQKNTIFENRNIGEGIWGLVGDTVHTYQESSSAKKIDNSSKEPKKIEKTEESKKSKKPKRLISKIKAKNAAHLDQGEKLIEGKYQLVIKNLRKKYGKTEVLNGIDLKVMPGEKVAVVGANGAGKSTLSEIIAQVKEPTSGELLYSFGHTKEKISAKIGIQFQDSSYPDFYKVSDIVRFIIDASDIKISNEDLDHLYETFDVKYLKKDVAKGLSGGQQQRLNILLAIVNNPKILILDEVGTGLDVESRTKIKSYIKSYIHENDATLLLVSHNSDEVIELVDRVVVIHSGKIYEDRPLKSILKEWKHFDDYMNNLYLNVFKKNLDLRVNKSGRQKRKEKEGEKN